The genomic interval ATGACGCTCGCCAAGCCGCTGGCCGGGGGGTTGCCGATGGGGGCGATCCTGGTGTCCGAGGCCGTGGCGAGTGCGATGCAGCCCGGCGATCACGGCACGACCTTCGGCGGTGGACCGTTCGTGGCGACGGTGGCGTCGTATGTGGTCGATCGCTTGTCGGATCCGGCGCTCCTCGCGCACGTGCGCGCCCTTGGAGACATCCTTCGCGAGGAACTCGAGCAGGTTGCCGCGCGTACCGGCCGCATTCGCGCCATCCGTGGTGTGGGCCTGATGATGGGGATCGACGTCACTGAACCCGCTGCCGAGATCGTGGCGCGCGCACGCGACCTCGGTCTGCTCCTCGTGTCCGCCGGTGAGCACACGATCCGGCTGCTCCCGCCGCTCATCATCGGAGACGCGGACCTGCGTCGCGGCGTGCACGTCCTGGAGACCGCACTGGTCGCCTCGTAGCGTCGGGGCGGGGGAAGGCAGGGAGCGCTAACTTTGCGCCGCCCACTTTCTCGCCCTCGATGACCGACGCTCCTCGTTTCGTTCCTCTCGAACATCGCCGCGTGACAGACGCGGATATGCTCGAACGCGCACGGGCCTTCCACGCGGACATGGACCGCCGCCGCACGACGCGGCATTTCTCCAGCGATCCGGTTCCGCGCGAGGCCATCGAGTTCGCGATTCGCACGGCGGGCACGGCCCCGAGCGGTGCGCACCAGCAGCCGTGGACCTTTGTCGCCGTCTCCGACCCGGCGATCAAGGCGCAGATCCGCGAAGCGGCGGAACGCGAGGAGCACGAGTTCTACCACGGGCGCGCGCCGGCCGACTGGCTCGCCGCTCTCGCGCCGCTTGGCACCGACGAGGTCAAAGCGCATCTCACCGATGCGCCGTGGCTCGTCGTGGTGTTTCGCCAGGCCCACGGGACCGACGCATCCGGTGAGCGCACGACGCACTACTACACGAACGAGTCCGTGGGTATCGCGGTCGGGTTCTTCATCGCCGCCGTCCATCGGATGGGCCTGGTCACGCTCACCCACACACCCAACCCGATGCATTTCCTCGCCGAGCTGCTGCAGCGGCCATCCAATGAGCGTGCCTATCTGATCCTGCCGGTGGGGCACCCCGCGCCGGCGGCGCGGGTTCCCGACATCACGCGCAAGCCGCTCGACGCCATCGCGGTCTTTCGTTAGGCGTCAGAACACCAGGCCAAAGGTCACCGGGATCGAACGCACGTCCTTGAAGTACGCGCGGGTGTTGTCACCGGCCGGCACGTTGTTGAGCCGTGCCTCGATCATCCCGCCGATCCCGCCCAGTCTGAATCGCACGCCAGCTCCCAGGTTCACCGACGCCTTCACGTCGCTCGCCTCGAGCGCATCCAGCGACTTGTCGGTCTTGAACGAGACCGCGCCGATTCCCGCCAGCACGTAGGGCTGGAAGCCGCCGGACCCCAGTCCCAGCTCGAGGTTCGCGAACCCGCCGAGCAGCGTGGACAGCGCACCGGAGTATTCGTCGCGCGCGGCACCTCCTGAAGCACCCACGCCGGCAAGGCGCTGACCTGAGAGTTGGCCCAGGGCCTCCTTGATCCTGAATCGAGCGTAGCTGATCTCCGGGCGCAGCCGCAAGCTGCCGAACCCGTTGAACAACACCGACGCATCGGCGTGCAAGCCCAGGTCGTGGACGTCGCCGAATCCTCCCGTCGGAACCTGGAGGCCGCCGGCAACAACGAGCTGGACCTGGCGCTGAGATCCCTGAGCACCCGCGGATATCGCGGTGACGACGAGGAGCGCGGTGACGAACAGCGAGCGACACATGGGGGCTCCTGATTCAGGTGACCGGCGTGGGGGACGCAACCCACCTTCAACAACGCGGTCCGGTGTGCAGTTTTCTCACAGGACCTTCCGCCTTCCCGGGCTATACAGATGCGTTTGCTGCTCGTGCTCCCCCTGACGTGTTCGCTCCTGGCTTGTGCTGCTCGGGCCCAGGTGGCGAGACCTGTACCGCCCCTGGCGGACCGGCCGACGCTGGTGCTGCATTTCACCGTCGATCAGCTCAAGGCCGAGTACCTTGACGTGTACGCCCCGCAGTTCACGGGGGGGCTCGCGCGGCTGTTGAAGGGCGGGGCGGTGTTCACGAACGCGTTCCAGGACCACGGGATCACGGAGACTGCCCCCGGGCATGCGTCCACGCTCTCGGGCCGCTTTCCACGATCCACCGGGATCGTCGGCAACGAGGCCGGCGTGAAGGATCCGGAAATGCCGCTGCTTGCCGGTGCGCGCGGCGATCCGGCGTCGCCGTTCAGGTTTCGTGGTACGACCCTCGCCGACTGGATGCGTTTCAGCAACCCCCTCGCGCGAGCGCTATCCATCTCTCGCAAGGATCGGGGCGCGATCCTTCCGCTCGGTCGCGCGAGGGGAGAAGCCTACTGGTTCGGCACGAACGGCATCGTGACGACGAGTCGATATTACGGCGACACGTTGCCCACCTGGGTCCAGGCATTCAATGCACGTCGGCTGCCACAGCGTCACGCCGGGTACACGTGGGAACTGCTGCTCCCGGCGAGCGAATATGCTGAGCCCGATAGCGTCGAGGTGGAGGCCAAGGGCGAGGACTACACGTTCCCCCACCGGCTGTCCACGGACACGGCGCGCGCCGCTTCGGGGTTCTACCAGTTCCCGATGATGGACAGTGTGTTGCTGCACCTGGCTCTCGACGGTCTCCAGGCGCGGCAGCTGGGTGAGAACCCGGTACGCACCGACCTGCTCGCGATCTCGCTGTCCACCACCGATGCCGTGGGGCACAAGTACGGGCCCGACTCGCGCGAGATCCACGACCAGATTCTGCGGCTCGACCGCTATCTCGGGCAGTTCCTCGACTCGCTGTACCGGCTCAGGGACTCGACGAAGATTGTGATCTCGCTGACTGCCGACCACGGCGTCACGCCGTACCCGGTGCCCGGCCACTGGACGCGATACCGCACCGAGCCGGCGGGATACGCCGACCTCAGACCGCTCGCTGCCGCGCTGCGCCACGAAGTGGTCGAGGCTGGCGTCGACAGCGCGGGGTTCCGCTGGGAACTCGAAACGCTGTATCTCGACCACGATGCCTTCGCACGGGCGGCCGTGAACCGCGACTCCGTGGCGCGCGCCTACGTGCGGCGGGCCTCACAGATTCCGGGCGTGCTACGCGCCGATGTGTGGAGCGACATTGCCAAGGAGGATCCACGTCGGGACGTCTTTGTTCGTCGCTGGCAGCACATGTTCCCACCCGACCTCCAGGTCGCCGCGGTCGTCGTGCTCAGGCCCTTCTGGTACTGGGCAGGCGGCGAAACGGCCAACCACGGGTCGCCGCATTACCAGGACGCCCACGTGCCGATCATCTTCGCCGGGGCGGGTATCCGCCCGGGACGCTACGCCGACTTTGTTCGCGTGGTCGACATTGCGCCGACGTTGGCCGAGGTGGTGCGCGTCAGGCCCATGGAAGCCCTGGATGGCACCGTGCTCCGGCAGGCATTGCGTTAGGCAGCCTTATCGGAGCAGCGCCAGCGTCACCGAAATCGCCACGACGAGCAGCACCGAGCCAAACAACCACCAGCCAAAACGCGGCGGCACGACCGGCATCGGCGGTTCGACGCGTCGGTGATGCGACGCGCCCCGCCGACGGTGCGGACGGTGGGACTCGTCGGGCGGGATCAGGTCCGCAACAGCCCTGAGTGGCGCGACCGTCGCCGCATCGTATCCGCCACCGCCGTTGGAAGACGGTATGACGACGGGGTCGACCGCCGTCGGCGACTCGGGCGGCAACTCCGGCTCGTCGGTGGGTTCGCCAACGTGGCGTGTACGCGCGCGGAGCGCGATGTACGCACGTGGAATGCGAGGGGCGTCGCCGGGCGTCGAAAATCGCGTCCGGGCGATGCGGCGCATTTCATAGGTAGGCGTGCGGCGCAGCGCGGGCGCCGGCTCCTGGATGAGGGTCGTTTCCGCGGCCCCCAACGGCTGGGGTCCTGGTGTCGCCGCTGTGGGCGCAGTATCGGCTCCGGGCTCGACCGGCGAGGGCATCGTCACGAGGCCACCGGGCGGCGCCACGCCCGCCACGACGTGTTCGCCCTCGGTGCGGGTGACGCCCGCCGTTGGCTCGCCCCCCCGGGCATCAGCTCGATGATCCGGTTGACCAATGGGCGTCGTGGCCCGGGTCGCGATGGGCACCCCCGTGGTGCTGCTCCCGCCCGGACTCCGCGCGGCAGGCATCGATCGATTGCGCGGTTGCGGTGCGATCTCGCGATCCTGGCGAGGGGCGGGTTGCCCGGACTGGCTCACACTCGCGCCAGCGCCCGCCTCGGTTGGCCCGACGTGCGTTGGTGTGATCGCAATCCGTCTGCGCTCGGCGCGCGCCCGCACCGCCTCACGGAGTGGCGAAATTCCGCGCATGCCGGCGTCGGCCACCTCGCGCGCTGCTGGGGTTCGGCCGCTGCTCGCGACGAATCGTGCGAGCGGGTGCACCAGCGAGATGGCGGGATCCGGATCGACGACCGGCAGCATCGAACGCGGCGGCTCGAGCGCGGCAACCTCCTCGCGGCTGCTCTGCACGTGGTGTACTTCGACCGAACCCGCGCAGGCGCAGCCGAGCGTTTGGGCAAGATCGAGCAGGGAGCGGGTGCCGGTGAGCAGGTGGTCGGCGATGTCGAGAGCGACATCGCGTCCCACCACCACGAACCTGGCCTCCAGGCCGCGCTCGGCGATCGCGCTCTCGGATGGAGCGCCACCCGGCAGCGACCAGTGTCGCCGTCGGTCAGGCGGTACCGTGGACTCGAACACCAGGGGCTGCTGCACAATCGAGATGCCACGCGCCTCCAGGAGCCGGAGCAGTTCCGATGGCGTCATGCGCGCGTCGAGCGCGTCGTCCTCGGCGCCGGGGCAGGCACCGAGATAGGTGAGCCGCATCGCGACCTCGGGCTGGAGGGCCCGCAAGTAGCGCGCGGTCGCCACCGGGGGCGCGACCGTCGACATCAGGTGCGGAACGATCTCGTGCCCAGCGGCGAGGAGCCGCTGCCTGACGAGCGGGCACGCGCAGAACACCGTCGCTCGCGCCCCGCGCTGCTCGAGTTGCCGGAGCGCATGCTCGGCGAGCAGCTCCTCACCCCAGCTCACCGGCACGACAAGATCCCACCCCGCGGCAAGAAGCGCATGCGTCAGCTGAATGGCCCGACCCGGCAAGGCTGCCAGAATCAGGTCATTCCCGACGATTGCGATCTCGTAGGGGCGATCCTGCGTACTCGAAGACGGACGTGCTGACATCCGGTGAGCAATGGGATAGCGGGCTCAGCCACAGTGAAGCAAGCCCGATACCAGCGACGCCCCAGCCTTCGGCAAACGCCGTAAGTGGC from Gemmatimonadaceae bacterium carries:
- a CDS encoding nitroreductase family protein → MTDAPRFVPLEHRRVTDADMLERARAFHADMDRRRTTRHFSSDPVPREAIEFAIRTAGTAPSGAHQQPWTFVAVSDPAIKAQIREAAEREEHEFYHGRAPADWLAALAPLGTDEVKAHLTDAPWLVVVFRQAHGTDASGERTTHYYTNESVGIAVGFFIAAVHRMGLVTLTHTPNPMHFLAELLQRPSNERAYLILPVGHPAPAARVPDITRKPLDAIAVFR
- a CDS encoding outer membrane beta-barrel protein — encoded protein: MCRSLFVTALLVVTAISAGAQGSQRQVQLVVAGGLQVPTGGFGDVHDLGLHADASVLFNGFGSLRLRPEISYARFRIKEALGQLSGQRLAGVGASGGAARDEYSGALSTLLGGFANLELGLGSGGFQPYVLAGIGAVSFKTDKSLDALEASDVKASVNLGAGVRFRLGGIGGMIEARLNNVPAGDNTRAYFKDVRSIPVTFGLVF
- a CDS encoding alkaline phosphatase family protein codes for the protein MARPVPPLADRPTLVLHFTVDQLKAEYLDVYAPQFTGGLARLLKGGAVFTNAFQDHGITETAPGHASTLSGRFPRSTGIVGNEAGVKDPEMPLLAGARGDPASPFRFRGTTLADWMRFSNPLARALSISRKDRGAILPLGRARGEAYWFGTNGIVTTSRYYGDTLPTWVQAFNARRLPQRHAGYTWELLLPASEYAEPDSVEVEAKGEDYTFPHRLSTDTARAASGFYQFPMMDSVLLHLALDGLQARQLGENPVRTDLLAISLSTTDAVGHKYGPDSREIHDQILRLDRYLGQFLDSLYRLRDSTKIVISLTADHGVTPYPVPGHWTRYRTEPAGYADLRPLAAALRHEVVEAGVDSAGFRWELETLYLDHDAFARAAVNRDSVARAYVRRASQIPGVLRADVWSDIAKEDPRRDVFVRRWQHMFPPDLQVAAVVVLRPFWYWAGGETANHGSPHYQDAHVPIIFAGAGIRPGRYADFVRVVDIAPTLAEVVRVRPMEALDGTVLRQALR